The Macrobrachium nipponense isolate FS-2020 chromosome 27, ASM1510439v2, whole genome shotgun sequence genome includes a region encoding these proteins:
- the LOC135201050 gene encoding uncharacterized protein LOC135201050, which yields MQRTTLGYVGSLLVFCDILLVLTGYEIPRGCMVERTSISVEPIEFDSVDFHVHISHSGSNGSLGKLFEARLECKDNSYLNYDIITVADENVLLEINRDEINRGERNKTFPLVVPRFQEGWTKFSLGFVKHYFLQGTGGHLWWAHNDSSTDCHVVKVEVNGFLLMRYCPSQEVSWRVSDREWIDVPLFINSGNSNTEHLILYSSEDFYPKMKLDEWEFWIGMDANAMAIKKEREDRPLPSFTEHHLVLLFRESKNNSTEIRIMSENRELSSQAVKQKPRHLKVLKGGNASYFLTQRQRSTPDNEVEIIPSHPANPSDTIWILSGVLGLCCVVITVQLTWQLRLYWTFKRKISTTEGTVNRRRLNGEDHLDHVQISAPWGHPTLPLPASPPPPTPLSFRGPSRPPLPRGRVVLQERQRSPEEHAYYEMLPFATGILAKANVADVEDSAETVNDIYESTSE from the exons ATGCAACGAACAACACTGGGTTATGTGGGCAGCCTTCTGGTCTTTTGTGACATCTTGCTTGTCCTCACAGGTTACGAGATACCTCGAG GTTGCATGGTGGAAAGAACTTCTATATCAGTTGAACCGATTGAATTCGATTCGGTTGACTTCCACGTCCACATCTCCCATTCAGGGTCCAACGGCAGTCTCGGAAAACTCTTTGAGGCGCGTCTCGAATGCAAAGATAATTCCTACTTGAATTACGACATCATCACCGTGGCAGATGAGAACGTTCTTCTTGAGATTAATCGTGATGAGATTAATCGTGGTGAAAGGAACAAaacctttcctttagtggttccAAGGTTCCAAGAGGGGTGGACAAAATTCAGCCTCGGTTTTGTGAAGCATTACTTCCTGCAGGGTACAGGAGGCCATCTCTGGTGGGCTCACAACGACTCTTCTACTGACTGTCACGTAGTCAAGGTCGAAGTAAACGGTTTTCTGTTAATGCGGTATTGTCCATCCCAGGAAGTATCCTGGAGGGTATCAGATAGGGAATGGATAGACGTGCCTTTGTTTATAAATTCCGGGAACAGCAACACAGAACATCTGATACTGTATTCCTCCGAGGATTTCTATCCTAAGATGAAATTAGACGAATGGGAATTCTGGATTGGGATGGACGCCAATGCTATGGCCatcaagaaggagagagaggacagaCCGCTTCCATCTTTCACTGAACATCACCTGGTATTGCTCTTCAGGGAATCCAAGAACAACTCCACAGAAATTAGG ATAATGAGCGAGAACAGAGAACTCTCCTCGCAAGCAGTGAAACAAAAACCCAGGCATTTAAAGGTGTTGAAGGGTGGGAACGCTTCATATTTCCTTACTCAGCGGCAGAGGAGCACTCCCGACAACGAAGTTGAAATTATTCCATCACATCCAGCAAACCCATCAG ataccatcTGGATTCTTTCGGGAGTGCTGGGTCTTTGTTGTGTTGTCATCACAGTGCAGTTAACATGGCAATTACGGCTCTACTGGACTTTCAAG agGAAGATCTCCACCACTGAAGGCACTGTCAATAGGAGACGCCTTAATGGAGAAGATCATCTTGATCATGTCCAAATTTCGGCACCATGGGGTCACCCAACACTGCCTCTCCCAGCATCACCGCCTCCCCCGACGCCCCTCTCATTTCGAGGACCATCTCGTCCTCCCTTGCCGAGAGGACGCGTTGTCCTTCAGGAAAGACAGAGAAGTCCAGAGGAACACGCCTATTATGAGATGCTGCCATTTGCTACTGGAATCCTGGCTAAAGCCAACG TGGCTGACGTCGAAGACAGCGCTGAGACCGTCAATGACATATATGAAAGTACGAGCGAGTAA